A single Halarcobacter anaerophilus DNA region contains:
- the rarD gene encoding EamA family transporter RarD, producing MKEERLGHIYATLAFLFWGGLSPVYFKEVAGVDAFEILLYRIIFSVFTLLPFLFLKKEIKLLFYILRDFRKVKYLFASTFFVSLNWLIFIWAIGNNKILETSLGYYINPLVNVVLGFLFFSERVSKYQYLAIFIAFIAVLYQLVTLGHIPYIAFSLALSFGIYGLLRKKINVGSQVGLFVEVLLLFPFSLGYLIYLYLNGNMAFIQNSSSYTSFMLILAGLVTVVPLLFFNSAATRIKLTTLGFFQYIAPTVSFLLAVFVYKEEFNLDRLITFILIWIALVIFSLDSFIKRKSSR from the coding sequence TTGAAAGAGGAACGTTTAGGACATATTTATGCGACTTTAGCATTTCTTTTTTGGGGAGGTTTATCCCCTGTCTATTTTAAAGAGGTTGCAGGTGTAGATGCTTTTGAAATTCTTTTGTATAGAATTATTTTTTCTGTTTTTACACTTCTTCCTTTTCTTTTTTTGAAAAAAGAGATTAAGTTACTTTTTTATATTTTAAGAGATTTTAGAAAAGTTAAGTATCTTTTTGCTTCAACTTTTTTTGTCTCTTTAAACTGGCTTATTTTTATATGGGCAATAGGAAATAACAAAATTCTGGAAACTTCTCTTGGATACTATATTAATCCTCTGGTAAATGTAGTTTTAGGTTTTTTATTTTTTAGTGAAAGAGTATCCAAATATCAGTATCTTGCTATTTTTATAGCTTTTATTGCTGTTTTATATCAACTTGTAACTTTGGGACATATACCTTATATTGCTTTTTCTTTGGCTCTTAGTTTTGGAATTTACGGGCTTCTTAGAAAAAAGATAAATGTGGGATCCCAAGTTGGACTTTTTGTTGAGGTTTTATTGCTATTTCCTTTCTCTTTGGGATATTTAATCTATTTATACTTAAATGGGAATATGGCTTTTATACAAAACAGTTCTTCATATACTTCTTTTATGCTTATTTTAGCAGGACTTGTAACTGTTGTTCCTCTTCTTTTTTTTAACAGTGCCGCAACAAGAATAAAACTTACAACTTTGGGATTTTTTCAATATATAGCTCCTACGGTATCTTTTTTATTGGCAGTTTTTGTTTATAAAGAGGAGTTTAATTTAGATAGACTTATTACCTTTATTTTAATTTGGATAGCTCTTGTTATCTTCTCTTTAGATTCCTTTATAAAAAGAAAAAGTAGTAGATGA
- a CDS encoding permease yields MFTPWEKFVDFLVFSLLGLDKQSHLTQALHFFIFDTVKIFILLIVIIFLVSYLRTWFNVEKVRAYLQGKSEFTGNVLASIFGIITPFCTCSAIPLFLGFLQARIPLGVTFSFLISAPLNNEIAIAMLFSLFGWKITAIYIGFGLIVAIIGGFVIGKFNMQKYILLDVKPMEGCCENPNIALNNKQRVKEAWDYTFDIFKKIYLYVIIGVAVGAFIHGYIPTDFIARYTGGDAWYTVPLAVVLGIPMYASAAGVMPLVEVLTSKGMLLGSALSFMMAVTALSLPEAMILKRLLHTKLIVTFFLIVGSGIILIGYIFNTIL; encoded by the coding sequence ATGTTTACGCCATGGGAAAAATTTGTAGATTTTTTGGTATTTAGTCTTTTAGGTTTAGATAAGCAGTCTCATTTAACTCAAGCTTTACACTTTTTTATTTTTGATACAGTTAAGATATTTATTCTTTTAATAGTAATAATCTTTTTAGTATCTTATCTTAGAACTTGGTTTAATGTAGAAAAAGTAAGAGCTTACTTACAAGGAAAATCAGAGTTTACTGGAAATGTTTTAGCAAGTATTTTCGGAATAATAACACCTTTTTGTACGTGTAGCGCAATTCCTCTTTTCTTAGGTTTTTTACAAGCAAGAATTCCTCTTGGAGTAACGTTCTCTTTTTTAATCTCGGCTCCACTTAATAATGAAATTGCAATAGCAATGCTTTTTTCACTTTTTGGCTGGAAAATTACTGCTATATATATAGGTTTTGGACTTATCGTAGCTATAATAGGCGGATTTGTAATAGGTAAATTTAATATGCAGAAGTATATTTTACTTGACGTAAAACCGATGGAAGGGTGTTGTGAAAATCCAAATATTGCATTAAACAACAAACAAAGAGTAAAAGAGGCTTGGGATTATACTTTTGATATATTCAAAAAAATATATCTTTATGTAATTATAGGAGTAGCCGTAGGAGCGTTTATCCACGGTTATATTCCTACTGATTTTATTGCCCGTTATACAGGCGGTGATGCTTGGTATACAGTTCCTCTTGCTGTAGTTTTAGGTATTCCTATGTATGCAAGCGCGGCAGGAGTTATGCCTTTGGTTGAGGTGCTTACTTCTAAAGGTATGCTGCTTGGAAGTGCTTTATCTTTTATGATGGCAGTTACTGCACTTTCCCTACCTGAGGCTATGATATTAAAAAGATTATTGCATACAAAATTGATTGTTACATTCTTTTTGATAGTAGGAAGTGGTATAATTTTGATTGGATATATATTCAATACAATATTATAA
- a CDS encoding gamma-glutamylcyclotransferase family protein → MRETLFVYGTLMPNCPNAYVLENIVGKFIPATVKGKLVDAGWSASMGYPGMKLDENGDTVHGFLFYSSNLINHWDFLDEFEGREFERTPIKVERYDELEVETFVYTLKPEVEEMLEE, encoded by the coding sequence ATGAGAGAAACACTATTTGTTTACGGGACACTAATGCCAAATTGTCCAAATGCTTATGTATTAGAAAATATTGTAGGAAAGTTTATTCCTGCTACTGTTAAGGGAAAATTAGTTGATGCAGGCTGGAGTGCCAGTATGGGATATCCCGGTATGAAACTTGATGAAAACGGGGATACGGTTCATGGTTTTCTTTTTTACTCAAGTAATCTAATAAATCATTGGGATTTTTTAGATGAGTTTGAAGGAAGAGAGTTTGAAAGAACACCGATTAAAGTAGAAAGATACGATGAGTTGGAAGTAGAGACTTTTGTATATACTTTAAAACCTGAAGTTGAAGAGATGTTGGAAGAGTAA
- a CDS encoding [protein-PII] uridylyltransferase family protein — MTELNLQIEELISKNAKDFEISKVFRNYYKNYLNSIETAFETTGGKDFFVKHTKHTDKFLIQLYKYMQRKYFGNYQPMSSSIPVILVALGSYGREQLCVYSDVDLMILYKDIKGYNIKPLMEELITLAWDCGLKLGSRVHEIKEIEEGVKEDITIKTSILESRMIYGSKQLWFEYQTVLRNIRKTAQKEFVVEKLEEHKQRLLKNPLKMEPNIKDGYGGMRESNMVFWMATVIFGVSDVKQLIGKEFSEDEYKKYRSALEYIFQVRNALHNIAKKKLDIVNFDLLPELSSKLGFEHTPRMTKERQCMAKILESLHRIHFFSTIMVKKFTRRVIFEKENIHKLKEYRYIKNLYIVDNRLYTSFNAKPKTLIELLKELINLPNDVKSFDRSYIYYASKSILPNKQTLELKKIIKLLLQKPNLYALMKLIYNSRLFQTVLPITKKIVNQPQFDGYHQHPVDIHSIKALKQLENIKDSYVNSLYKSLDEKEKALVRIVSLLHDVGKGRVTDHHISGEKLFKNMTTAYDFEHEYIQLGALLVRYHNMMSKVATSEDIYSEKVILSFTALIKSKRALKMLFVVTYADISAVGDNIYKSATASLLKQLYLQSLPAFENSALLNESARRNAKQERIKKSQKYKELPNILKKKIFYIASNHIFLKLKADEIINIAIKAQKVESFDYEILNNTNLIIRIIRKVPLNLGFLLGKLEFLNISTMNIFKLYDEKKFFEISFSEKVDNEDLTYISQIIESSFDMSKKTKLLTPIIKKEGIEIDSNHTTYLASMNVRAEDQKGLLAYIAKVFDDYGIEIETAKLSSIKGKAQDLFLIEKNGNFCAKQDEIIKDLCVDEK; from the coding sequence ATGACTGAACTAAATCTTCAAATTGAAGAGTTGATTTCAAAAAATGCTAAAGATTTCGAAATTTCAAAAGTATTTAGAAATTATTACAAAAACTATTTAAATTCAATAGAAACCGCCTTTGAGACAACAGGCGGAAAAGATTTTTTTGTAAAACATACAAAACATACCGATAAGTTTTTAATCCAACTTTATAAATATATGCAAAGAAAATATTTCGGCAATTATCAACCTATGAGTTCTTCTATTCCCGTAATATTAGTAGCTTTGGGAAGTTACGGAAGAGAACAGCTCTGCGTCTATTCCGATGTTGATTTAATGATTCTTTACAAAGATATAAAAGGTTACAACATAAAACCTTTAATGGAAGAGTTAATTACTCTAGCTTGGGATTGCGGGCTTAAATTAGGTTCCAGAGTTCATGAAATAAAAGAGATTGAAGAGGGTGTAAAAGAGGATATTACGATAAAAACTTCAATCTTGGAATCCAGAATGATTTACGGTTCAAAACAGCTGTGGTTTGAATATCAAACCGTTTTAAGAAATATTAGAAAAACTGCTCAGAAAGAGTTTGTAGTGGAAAAACTTGAAGAACACAAACAAAGACTACTAAAAAATCCTCTAAAAATGGAACCGAATATAAAAGACGGTTACGGAGGAATGAGAGAATCCAATATGGTTTTTTGGATGGCTACTGTTATTTTCGGAGTTTCGGATGTAAAACAACTTATAGGAAAAGAGTTTTCGGAAGATGAATATAAAAAATATCGTTCGGCATTAGAGTATATCTTTCAAGTTAGAAATGCTTTACATAATATTGCAAAAAAGAAACTTGATATAGTAAATTTTGATCTTCTTCCGGAGCTTAGTTCCAAACTAGGGTTTGAACATACTCCAAGAATGACAAAAGAGAGACAATGTATGGCAAAAATTCTTGAATCTCTGCATCGAATACACTTTTTCTCAACAATAATGGTAAAAAAATTTACAAGAAGAGTTATCTTTGAAAAAGAGAATATCCATAAATTAAAAGAGTATAGATATATAAAAAATCTATATATAGTTGATAATAGATTATATACCTCTTTTAATGCAAAACCGAAAACTCTGATAGAACTTTTAAAAGAGTTGATTAATCTGCCAAATGATGTAAAAAGTTTTGATAGATCATATATATATTATGCCAGTAAAAGTATACTTCCAAATAAACAGACTTTAGAATTAAAAAAGATAATCAAACTCCTTTTACAAAAACCGAATCTTTATGCGCTTATGAAACTTATTTATAACAGCAGACTTTTTCAAACTGTGTTGCCTATTACAAAAAAAATAGTAAATCAGCCGCAATTTGACGGATATCACCAACATCCGGTTGATATTCACTCAATAAAAGCTTTAAAACAACTTGAAAATATAAAAGATTCTTATGTAAACTCTTTATATAAAAGTTTAGATGAAAAAGAGAAAGCTCTTGTTAGAATTGTTTCTTTGCTTCATGATGTAGGAAAAGGAAGAGTTACGGACCACCATATTTCAGGAGAAAAGCTTTTTAAGAATATGACAACAGCTTATGATTTTGAGCATGAATATATCCAATTAGGAGCCCTTCTGGTTCGATATCATAATATGATGAGCAAAGTTGCTACAAGTGAAGATATATATTCAGAAAAAGTTATTCTCTCTTTTACGGCATTAATAAAATCTAAAAGAGCTTTAAAAATGCTTTTTGTAGTAACTTATGCCGATATTTCTGCTGTAGGAGACAATATATATAAAAGTGCCACTGCTTCACTTTTAAAACAGCTTTATTTACAATCTTTACCTGCTTTTGAGAATAGTGCTCTTTTAAATGAAAGTGCAAGAAGAAATGCGAAACAAGAGAGAATTAAAAAATCTCAAAAATATAAAGAGCTTCCTAATATCTTGAAAAAGAAAATCTTTTATATCGCTTCAAATCATATTTTCTTAAAACTTAAAGCCGATGAGATAATCAATATTGCAATAAAAGCACAAAAAGTGGAGAGTTTTGATTATGAAATTTTAAACAATACTAATCTAATAATCAGAATTATTAGAAAAGTTCCTTTAAACTTGGGATTTTTATTAGGAAAATTAGAGTTTTTAAATATTTCTACAATGAATATCTTTAAACTATATGATGAAAAAAAATTCTTTGAAATAAGTTTCTCCGAAAAAGTCGATAATGAAGATTTGACCTATATTTCACAAATTATAGAAAGCTCTTTTGATATGAGCAAAAAAACAAAACTTCTTACTCCTATTATAAAAAAAGAGGGGATAGAGATAGATTCAAATCATACAACATATTTGGCTTCAATGAATGTAAGAGCAGAAGATCAAAAAGGACTTTTAGCCTATATAGCAAAAGTTTTTGATGATTACGGTATAGAGATTGAAACAGCCAAATTAAGTTCTATTAAAGGAAAGGCTCAAGATCTTTTTTTAATTGAAAAAAATGGGAATTTTTGTGCAAAACAAGATGAGATTATAAAAGATTTATGTGTAGATGAAAAATAA
- a CDS encoding thioredoxin family protein — protein MKIEILGTGCSKCEALTQNVKKAVADAGIFAQVEKVEDMVKIMQYGVMSTPGLVINGEVKSTGKVLTPDEIKAYFQK, from the coding sequence ATGAAAATAGAGATTTTGGGGACAGGTTGTTCAAAATGTGAGGCTTTAACACAAAACGTGAAAAAAGCCGTTGCCGATGCAGGAATTTTTGCACAAGTTGAAAAAGTAGAAGATATGGTTAAAATTATGCAATACGGTGTTATGAGTACACCCGGACTTGTTATAAACGGTGAAGTTAAATCCACAGGTAAGGTTTTAACGCCGGATGAAATAAAAGCTTATTTCCAAAAGTAG
- a CDS encoding arsenic transporter produces MFLASLIFIVTLIFVIWQPKNLQIGTSAVIGASAALLFGVVNFKDVIDVTTIVWDATFAFIGIILLSMVLDEIGFFEWCAIKMARVSKGSGNKMFIYSLLLGSLVSALFANDGAALILTPILLAKMRVLKLNTKTILAFLLAGGFISDSASLPFVFSNLTNIVTANYFNIGFAQYLANMIVPYIVSTVVSIIVLWIFLRKDIPKKVDVSLLKKADEVLKNRALFKFSWFFLALLIFGYFIGDIFNLPISLFALGGAIIFLIIASYTKSAKLWLTIKTAPWQVVWFSIGLYIVVYGLKNAGLTDYLSIVLNELAQKSNLIAVLGTGFISAFLSALMNNMPTVMIMDISLKDIPNEALAYANIVGCNLGPKMTPFGSLATLLWLHVLNKKGVKISFWQYSKFGLMVTPPVLFIVLLSLV; encoded by the coding sequence ATGTTTTTAGCAAGTTTAATTTTTATTGTTACACTCATTTTTGTTATATGGCAGCCAAAAAATCTGCAAATAGGAACAAGTGCCGTTATAGGTGCAAGTGCTGCTTTATTATTTGGAGTTGTTAATTTTAAAGATGTAATAGATGTAACAACAATAGTTTGGGATGCAACTTTTGCTTTTATAGGTATTATTCTTCTTTCAATGGTATTAGATGAAATTGGTTTTTTTGAGTGGTGTGCTATAAAAATGGCAAGAGTTTCTAAAGGAAGCGGAAATAAAATGTTTATATATTCTCTTCTTTTAGGTTCTTTAGTCTCTGCACTTTTTGCAAATGACGGAGCGGCTTTGATTCTTACACCGATTTTGCTTGCAAAAATGAGAGTATTAAAATTAAATACAAAAACAATTTTGGCATTTTTATTAGCAGGTGGATTTATAAGTGACAGTGCTTCTTTACCTTTTGTTTTTTCAAATTTAACAAATATCGTTACGGCAAACTATTTTAATATAGGTTTTGCCCAATATTTGGCAAATATGATAGTTCCTTATATTGTTAGTACCGTAGTTTCAATTATTGTTTTATGGATATTTTTAAGAAAAGATATTCCCAAAAAAGTAGATGTCTCTTTGTTAAAAAAAGCAGATGAAGTTTTAAAAAACAGAGCACTTTTTAAATTCTCTTGGTTCTTTTTAGCTCTTCTTATCTTTGGATATTTTATAGGCGATATCTTTAATTTGCCAATCTCTTTATTTGCCCTTGGAGGAGCAATTATTTTTTTGATTATTGCAAGTTATACAAAAAGTGCAAAGCTCTGGCTTACAATTAAAACAGCACCTTGGCAGGTTGTATGGTTTAGTATCGGTCTTTATATTGTGGTATACGGATTAAAAAATGCTGGACTTACGGATTATCTAAGTATTGTTTTAAATGAGTTGGCTCAAAAAAGTAATCTTATAGCAGTATTGGGAACAGGGTTTATTTCTGCTTTTTTAAGTGCCCTTATGAATAATATGCCCACAGTCATGATAATGGATATTTCATTAAAAGATATACCCAATGAAGCTTTGGCTTATGCAAATATAGTAGGGTGTAATTTGGGACCTAAAATGACTCCTTTTGGAAGTTTAGCAACTCTTCTTTGGCTTCACGTTTTAAATAAAAAAGGTGTCAAAATCAGCTTTTGGCAATATAGTAAATTTGGACTTATGGTAACGCCACCTGTACTATTTATAGTCTTGCTGTCATTAGTTTAA
- a CDS encoding ArsR/SmtB family transcription factor: MDIFLKTVSSLNDETRVKILKFINIHGKCCVCDLENSFDMIQSRLSRHLKILKEAGFLRVDRVGRWAYYSIRTPLDEFRQASIKEIMTLDVTLPDLKKVCEIK; this comes from the coding sequence ATGGATATTTTTTTAAAAACAGTCTCTTCTTTAAATGATGAAACAAGAGTAAAGATATTGAAATTTATAAATATTCACGGTAAATGTTGTGTATGTGACTTGGAAAACTCATTTGATATGATTCAATCAAGGCTTTCAAGACATTTAAAGATATTAAAAGAGGCAGGCTTTTTAAGAGTTGATAGAGTAGGCAGATGGGCTTATTATTCTATTAGAACTCCTCTTGATGAGTTTAGACAAGCAAGCATCAAAGAGATTATGACTTTAGATGTAACTCTACCGGATTTAAAAAAGGTTTGTGAAATAAAATGA
- a CDS encoding arsenate reductase ArsC: MKKVLILCTGNSCRSIIAEALINAKLEEVLAHSSGVKASGRVNPNAKKLLEQKGIWKEQYHSKTIDKILNNEYDLVVTVCDHANETCPMFPKPVKKIHVGFEDPDGKDFKAFENIYKEIEEVLLPKVANALFSLDDEKNIVKS, from the coding sequence GTGAAAAAAGTTTTGATTTTATGTACTGGAAACTCTTGCAGAAGTATTATTGCAGAAGCTCTTATAAATGCAAAATTAGAAGAAGTTTTAGCCCATTCATCAGGAGTAAAAGCCAGCGGTAGAGTTAATCCAAATGCAAAAAAACTTTTAGAGCAAAAAGGAATTTGGAAAGAGCAGTATCATAGTAAAACTATTGATAAGATTTTAAACAATGAATACGATTTAGTCGTAACGGTTTGTGATCATGCAAATGAAACTTGTCCTATGTTTCCAAAGCCTGTAAAAAAGATTCATGTGGGGTTTGAAGATCCTGACGGAAAAGATTTTAAGGCTTTTGAAAATATATATAAAGAGATAGAAGAAGTTTTACTTCCAAAAGTAGCAAATGCGCTTTTTTCATTGGATGATGAAAAAAATATTGTAAAAAGTTAA